One genomic window of Ziziphus jujuba cultivar Dongzao chromosome 4, ASM3175591v1 includes the following:
- the LOC107404581 gene encoding uncharacterized protein LOC107404581 isoform X2 produces MDKTVFEAAASGDQRLIERLIRLGDVDPNQQWQRDIDPNQVVTPHNNTILHIAVRFNQQDITQRVSRLCPQLLVRTNADGDSPLHIAAKIGNREIVQRLIGGFRDVEIRRAALRMKNLKEEDTALHVAVKNGHFGVVQLLTQNDPELLNLVNKANESPLFLAVEGSFLDIARHILNFGEASCHGFNGMNALHTAVVRAHHAGMLECQASELSLERIRRLLSNFYLYAGDHCINTLRNQTHPQTYRAHVGNQEATKLLLHSFPTRIAYLRDNQGMSALHIAAKQGHVNVMEEIIDRSPDACESIDNRGSNPLHVAIANAKLNVVRFILNEPRLDSLINAADNEGNTPLHLAARSDRRSIITILVNDSRVNKKAQNLIYQMPIDFILDNPNLGEFYKASVSSYKV; encoded by the exons ATGGATAAGACAGTGTTTGAAGCTGCAGCTTCAGGAGATCAAAGACTCATTGAGCGACTGATCAGGCTAGGAGATGTTGATCCCAATCAACAGTGGCAAAGAGATATTGATCCCAATCAAGTAGTAACACCACACAACAACACTATTCTTCACATCGCTGTTAGATTCAATCAACAGGATATTACACAGCGTGTCAGTCGCTTATGTCCACAGCTACTGGTCAGAACCAATGCTGATGGGGACAGTCCCTTACATATAGCAGCGAAAATTGGGAACCGAGAAATTGTTCAGCGTCTCATCGGCGGTTTTAGGGACGTTGAAATCCGGCGAGCTGCTCTAAGAATGAAAAACTTGAAGGAGGAAGACACAGCCTTACATGTTGCAGTTAAAAATGGTCACTTTGGCGTAGTACAGCTACTTACGCAAAACGATCCGgagttgttgaatttggtgaaTAAGGCTAATGAATCTCCACTTTTTCTTGCCGTGGAGGGAAGTTTTCTCGATATTGCACggcatattttaaattttggtgaAGCTTCATGCCATGGCTTCAATGGCATGAATGCTTTGCATACAGCCGTGGTTCGAGCACATCATG CGGGCATGCTTGAATGTCAGGCATCTGAGTTATCTCTGGAAAGAATTCGGCGCCTGCTAAGTAACTTTTATTTATATGCTGGAGATCATTGTATTAATACACTACGTAATCAGACTCACCCGCAAACATATAGAG CACATGTGGGGAATCAAGAAGCAACTAAACTTCTACTTCACAGTTTCCCCACTCGTATTGCATATCTACGGGACAACCAAGGCATGTCTGCTTTACACATTGCTGCTAAACAAGGCCATGTCAATGTAATGGAAGAAATTATTGATCGTAGTCCAGATGCTTGCGAATCCATTGACAACAGAGGATCGAATCCTCTTCATGTTGCCATTGCAAATGCAAAGCTTAATGTTGTCAGGTTCATACTGAACGAGCCAAGGCTTGACAGCCTCATCAATGCAGCCGATAACGAAGGCAATACGCCTCTGCATCTGGCTGCTAGAAGTGACAGACGCAGCATCATAACCATCCTCGTGAATGACAGTAGAGTGAACAAGAAGGCTCAAAATCTCATCTACCAAATGCCGATTGACTTTATTCTAGATAATCCAAATCTTGGAGAGTTTTACAAGGCAAGTGTTTCAAGCTATAAAGTCTGA
- the LOC107404581 gene encoding uncharacterized protein LOC107404581 isoform X1, with product MDKTVFEAAASGDQRLIERLIRLGDVDPNQQWQRDIDPNQVVTPHNNTILHIAVRFNQQDITQRVSRLCPQLLVRTNADGDSPLHIAAKIGNREIVQRLIGGFRDVEIRRAALRMKNLKEEDTALHVAVKNGHFGVVQLLTQNDPELLNLVNKANESPLFLAVEGSFLDIARHILNFGEASCHGFNGMNALHTAVVRAHHAGMLECQASELSLERIRRLLSNFYLYAGDHCINTLRNQTHPQTYRDIMDLLLQREGLATQQDQLFGWTPLHCAAHVGNQEATKLLLHSFPTRIAYLRDNQGMSALHIAAKQGHVNVMEEIIDRSPDACESIDNRGSNPLHVAIANAKLNVVRFILNEPRLDSLINAADNEGNTPLHLAARSDRRSIITILVNDSRVNKKAQNLIYQMPIDFILDNPNLGEFYKASVSSYKV from the exons ATGGATAAGACAGTGTTTGAAGCTGCAGCTTCAGGAGATCAAAGACTCATTGAGCGACTGATCAGGCTAGGAGATGTTGATCCCAATCAACAGTGGCAAAGAGATATTGATCCCAATCAAGTAGTAACACCACACAACAACACTATTCTTCACATCGCTGTTAGATTCAATCAACAGGATATTACACAGCGTGTCAGTCGCTTATGTCCACAGCTACTGGTCAGAACCAATGCTGATGGGGACAGTCCCTTACATATAGCAGCGAAAATTGGGAACCGAGAAATTGTTCAGCGTCTCATCGGCGGTTTTAGGGACGTTGAAATCCGGCGAGCTGCTCTAAGAATGAAAAACTTGAAGGAGGAAGACACAGCCTTACATGTTGCAGTTAAAAATGGTCACTTTGGCGTAGTACAGCTACTTACGCAAAACGATCCGgagttgttgaatttggtgaaTAAGGCTAATGAATCTCCACTTTTTCTTGCCGTGGAGGGAAGTTTTCTCGATATTGCACggcatattttaaattttggtgaAGCTTCATGCCATGGCTTCAATGGCATGAATGCTTTGCATACAGCCGTGGTTCGAGCACATCATG CGGGCATGCTTGAATGTCAGGCATCTGAGTTATCTCTGGAAAGAATTCGGCGCCTGCTAAGTAACTTTTATTTATATGCTGGAGATCATTGTATTAATACACTACGTAATCAGACTCACCCGCAAACATATAGAG atattatgGACTTACTGCTTCAACGAGAAGGGCTTGCAACACAACAAGATCAACTTTTTGggtggactcctcttcattgtGCAGCACATGTGGGGAATCAAGAAGCAACTAAACTTCTACTTCACAGTTTCCCCACTCGTATTGCATATCTACGGGACAACCAAGGCATGTCTGCTTTACACATTGCTGCTAAACAAGGCCATGTCAATGTAATGGAAGAAATTATTGATCGTAGTCCAGATGCTTGCGAATCCATTGACAACAGAGGATCGAATCCTCTTCATGTTGCCATTGCAAATGCAAAGCTTAATGTTGTCAGGTTCATACTGAACGAGCCAAGGCTTGACAGCCTCATCAATGCAGCCGATAACGAAGGCAATACGCCTCTGCATCTGGCTGCTAGAAGTGACAGACGCAGCATCATAACCATCCTCGTGAATGACAGTAGAGTGAACAAGAAGGCTCAAAATCTCATCTACCAAATGCCGATTGACTTTATTCTAGATAATCCAAATCTTGGAGAGTTTTACAAGGCAAGTGTTTCAAGCTATAAAGTCTGA